One window from the genome of Streptomyces sp. NBC_00287 encodes:
- a CDS encoding ROK family transcriptional regulator, whose product MKRGTSRDIRTANRYEVLRQIIAASPTSRQELAAATGLSLATVATLVGELLDLRMITEVGFEDSAGGRPRGLVAVNASGGALIGVDLAETYVRVELFDLALNVLARADEDMRPGESRPEQVVGHVATAVGSVVAQAGVEGARVLGVGVSVPGQVDRDTGVSEYAPNWDWHDVPLLDLLSDHIAYPLYLDNPLRASAVAELWFGAARGRGDAVVVNLGTGVGAGIVLGGGLHRGVSNSAGEWGHTTLVLDGRLCHCGNHGCVETYVGAPGIMLNLRELSPQSSLLHPEDQTATIDALARGIASGDPVALKVVRDTARYLGAGIADLVNLFNPEVVVLSSWVAATLGEPLLREVREAVARHALRRPMAATEIVLSPIPTDPVCLGAATFALEGALQSVGQRTARNSTAARSRTAPPS is encoded by the coding sequence ATGAAGCGCGGCACATCACGGGACATCCGCACCGCGAACCGCTACGAGGTGCTGCGCCAGATCATCGCCGCGTCGCCCACCTCACGGCAGGAGCTGGCGGCCGCCACCGGGCTGAGCCTCGCCACGGTCGCCACGCTCGTCGGGGAGCTGCTCGACCTGAGGATGATCACCGAGGTCGGCTTCGAGGACTCCGCGGGCGGGCGACCCCGCGGCCTCGTCGCGGTCAACGCCTCCGGGGGCGCGCTGATCGGCGTCGATCTCGCGGAGACGTACGTCAGGGTCGAGCTGTTCGATCTCGCGCTGAACGTCCTGGCCCGCGCCGACGAGGACATGCGCCCCGGCGAGAGCCGCCCCGAGCAGGTCGTCGGCCATGTCGCCACGGCCGTCGGCTCGGTGGTGGCGCAGGCCGGGGTGGAGGGCGCCCGGGTGCTCGGCGTCGGGGTGAGCGTGCCGGGTCAGGTGGACCGCGACACCGGTGTCTCGGAGTACGCGCCCAACTGGGACTGGCACGACGTGCCGCTCCTCGACCTCCTCTCCGATCACATCGCCTACCCCCTGTACCTCGACAACCCGCTGCGCGCCAGCGCGGTGGCCGAGCTGTGGTTCGGGGCGGCGCGCGGGCGCGGGGACGCCGTGGTGGTCAACCTCGGCACCGGGGTGGGCGCGGGGATCGTCCTCGGCGGCGGGCTCCACCGGGGCGTGAGCAACAGCGCCGGCGAGTGGGGTCACACCACGCTCGTGCTGGACGGGCGGCTGTGCCACTGCGGCAACCACGGCTGTGTGGAGACGTATGTCGGCGCGCCCGGAATCATGCTGAATCTGCGGGAGTTGAGCCCTCAAAGCTCCCTTCTGCACCCCGAGGACCAGACCGCGACCATCGACGCGCTGGCCCGCGGTATCGCCTCCGGCGACCCGGTCGCGCTCAAGGTCGTACGGGACACGGCCCGTTATCTGGGCGCCGGCATCGCCGACCTGGTCAATCTGTTCAACCCCGAAGTGGTCGTCCTCAGCAGCTGGGTCGCCGCCACGCTCGGCGAACCCCTGCTGAGAGAAGTGCGCGAGGCCGTCGCCCGGCACGCGCTCAGGCGGCCCATGGCCGCCACCGAGATCGTCCTCTCCCCCATCCCGACCGACCCGGTGTGCCTGGGCGCGGCGACTTTCGCGCTCGAAGGGGCACTTCAGTCGGTCGGACAGAGGACCGCACGAAACAGCACCGCAGCAAGGAGCCGTACCGCACCACCTTCATGA